GACGCTCGGAGGCGGGGCCACCCGAAGCGCTCCCTGGCGCACCATGCTCAGCACCCACGCCGCGGCCATCCCGAGGATGACCAGCTCGGCGAGCGCCTCTCCCCAGGGCGTCACGGTGCCGTAGACGAGCGGCGTGACGATCAGCAGGAAGAGGGCGCCGCCTTCGACGACTCGGTCGGACCAGGGCGGAGACCGGCGGACGCGCGCGTGCGGGGATCGGCTCATTGCGGCACCAGCTGATAGTCGATGCCGACGATCCGCAGCACGCCACCCTCGGATCGCACCGTCCAGCGGATCGGCCCACTGACATCCATGGCTTGACCGGCGGTGCCGGCTCGTTGTCGGGCCCGGATCCGGAACTGTCCCTGGACGACGACGTCGCCGGTTCCCGGCATGCGCTGAACGTTCAGCTCGGTGATCTCGTAGCTGATCCGCTCGAGGGCCGCCAGGTTCCGGGCGTAGAGCTGCTCCAGGGCGGTCCGGCCGATCACGTTGCGCTCGCGCGGCTCGGCTCCGAGGAGCTCCATCAGCGCCGGCAGATCCTTCCGCTCGTACGCGCCGCGAAACGCCTCGACGAGCGCCAGCGGGCCTTCATGGAAACCACCCCGAACCGCCGCAGCGGTCGAGGGCACCGCCGACGGCGCGGCGGCCGTAACGGGAGCATCGGAATGGGCGGCGCCTGGGGAGCGCGCGGGAGGCGCCGTCGCCCCGGGTGACGATGCCGGCGACGCCTCGCTAGGGGCCGGCGGCCGGGAGGGCGCACGGGCGATGGGCTCGCTCACCCGAGGCGGAAGGACGACGAGCGGGGCCGTGGCGGGAGCGCGGGCCGCGGGCTCGGGGGCCGGCAGGCTTGGCGGGGGAGGCGGTGGCGGGACCTGCCCGGCGTACGCCATGTGCCCCGCCGAAGTCTCACCCGGCCCCTCGCTCGCCTGGCTCGCCGCGTGCGGAAGCGCGGGCACCACGGGCGTGGGGGCGGCGGGAGCCGGACTCCCGGGGTCACGCCTCGCGAGCGAGCCCGGAGGCTCGGTCTGGGAGGCCGGCGGGATCGGACGCGGCCCGGCACTGCGAGGCGCCTCCGGACGCACACCAAGGCTTCCGGGCGCGCTCCACGTATCGAGGAGCCGCGGCGACGGGGGAGCCGGCGCGACGGGGAGCGGGCTCGGCGGGACGTGCAGGTACGCCCAGACCACCGCGATACCCCCGACCAGGATGCCGGCCGGCGCCCAGCGCCACCGGGAGCGCTCCGCCGGTCGCGGCTGCGGGACCGACGGCACGGCCTCCGGTCGAGGCGCTTCCCCGACCTCGGGCTCGAGCTGGGCGTCGTACGCCCGTCGCCGCTCCGGGTCCTTCAGTGTCTGGTAGGCCTCGATGAGCCGCCGCGCCTGGTCGTCCAGCCAGTCGTGCTCGCCGCCTACGTGGTCAGGGTGGTAAAGCTGGATGAGCGACGCCCAGCGCGCGCGGATTTCCGGCGTCGTGGCCGTCGCCGGGACGCCGAGCACCTCGTAGTGAGTCCCCGCCTCCGGCACCACCAGGCAGGCGAGCAGGAACCGCGTGCGCCGGACCAGTTCCTCCACGGGCAGCGTCCGCTCGGCGGCCACGGCCTCGAGCAGGCCGAGGTGCGCCGAGCGCTCGCCCCGAGCCAGCTCGGCCAGGAGGGCTCGAAAGCCCTCGTCCGTCGTCGGCAGCGCGTCGGTCGGCGGCAAGACCGGGTACGTCGCGAGCAGCGTGAGCAGCCGGCGGATCTCCTCGGGGTCGGGCGTCATGCTCCGGCCCCTTCCGCCGGCACGAGCCGCACGTCGTCGAGCCACACCTTGCCGGCCAGCGAGTCTTCCGGATCGCGCGGGGGATCACATCGGACGCGCACCTGGACGAGGCTCACCCCGGCCGGGATCTGGACACGGGACTCGAGGCGGACCCAGTCGGACGTGGTCCCCGAGACGCCCTCCGTCTCGGCGAGGACGCGGCCGCCGTCGGTCGTGAGGACCTGCAGCTTCAGGCCCGACCGGGTCACGAGACCCGACGCCTTGGCCAGCGCGCGCAGCCGATAGATCCGGCCGGGTTCGACGGCCACGGTCTGCCAGACGCCCGCGAAGTCGCTGCCGCGCACGCGGGTGAACATGAGGCGCAACGACTGCCGTCCCTCGGCCGCCTGGCCCCCGTCGAGACCGACCCGGACGCCCGGAACCTCGAGGACCTGCCAGTCGAAACCCCAGCCGAGCAGCGCCCGGGCCTCGAACCCTCCGTTCCACATGGCGTCGCCCGCGGGCGCGGCATACCCGTCGGAAACGACGTCACGCCAGATGGCCCGGGCCGCCGCCCCCCGACCCGTGCGCAGGAGCAGCTCGACGTACTGCCGCCGGAGGTGCTCGGGGATCGGAGGCGCCAGACCGACGCGGCGCTCCCACGTGAGCTGCGCTAGGCGGGCGTCCTGGTGTCCCAGCGCGACCTCCAGGAGGTCCGTGAGCGGCTGCGCCTTGGCCGGCACCAGCGCCGTGAGGGACTCCTCGGGACGCAACAGTCGGCGGGCCAGGTCGAAGGCCGTGCTCCGGCGGTTGGGATCGGCGATGAGCACGTAGGCGAGGTGCCCGAGAGCGAGGTCTCGCTCGCCCCACTCGAGGGCCAGCAGCGCGGCCTCCCACCGGAGGTTGACGTCATGGGGACTGAGGAGGACGGCGAGGTCGAGGGCGCGGCGGGCTCGCGCCCGGTCACCGGCCAGGCTATCCAGACGAGCGAGCCCGAGCCAGGTGAACGCGTGGGCGGGCCGACGCCGCAGCGCGGTCTCGAGGTGACGGCGCGCCCGGTCGAGCCCCGCCGCGTCGCCCAGCGCCAGATACTCGGCGGCCAGACGCTGATGAAGGTGGGCGTCGCCGGGGTCCCAGGCGAGGGCCTGTTCGAGCCGGGCCGCATTCGCCCGCACATCGGCCACCGCGCTCGCGATGACGGGGCCGGCGATGGTCTTCGCCATCCACCCGGCGCCGACCACGACGAGCACCCAGAGGAGGACCCGCGCCGCCCGGGAATCGACGCGGACCAGCAGGACGGGGACCGCCTCGGAACGTGGCTCGGCTCGGGAGCCCAGCGCCTCAGCGCCCCGATTCGGAGCCGCGCGGGCCTCCGTAACCATACCCGTAACCGTAGTAGCCGTAGTAGCCGTAATAGCCGGCGCCACGCCCGTCCGCGTCGTTCAGGATCACGCCCAGGACCCGCGCGCGCACCGAGGTGAGGAGGTGGAGCGCGCGGCGCGCCGCATCGCGGCTGGCCCGCCCGTGGCGCAGCACGAGCACGACGCCCTCGAGGCGGGGTGAGAGGATGAGCGCGTCGCTGACCCCGAACAGCGGCGGCGTGTCGAACACGATGTGCGCGAAGCGCTCCTGAAGGACCTCGATCGCGCGGCTCAAGCGCCCGGAGGCCAGCAGCTCGGCGGGATTGGTCGGGGTCCGTCCGGCGGGGATCACGTGAAGGTTCGGGATCCGGGTCGACTTGACGACGGCCGGCAGCTCCACCTGGCCGGTGAGGAACGTGGAGAGCCCCGGCGCCTTGGGGACGCCGAAGATCTCGTGGAGATCGGGGCGGCGCATGTCCCCGTCGATGAGGAGGATCTCGCCCTTTCCGAGCTGGGCGAGCGTGATCGCGAGATTCGACGCCAGCGAGGTTTTCCCGTCCTCGGTCTGGAGCGACGTCACCATGAACGCCTTGGGCGGATGCTCGGGCGCCGAGTAGAGCAGGCTGGTCCGGACGTTCCGGAACGCTTCCGCGATGACGGAGCCCATGTGGGTGTGGGCCACGAGGGCGAAGGACGACTCCTCGTCTCCGTCCTTGGCCGCCGCGAGCCGCCGGCGCCGCTTGCTGTCCACCGCGGTCCGGGAGGGGACCAGCCCGAGCGTCGGGACCCGCAGGGTCGTCTCGACCTCCCGGGTGTCCTTGATGTTGGTGTCGAGGTACTCGAAGAAGAAGGCGAGCCCGATCCCGCCCATGAGCCCCACCATGATGGAGAGGAGCAAGGTCCGGCGGGCCCGAGGCTCCGACGGCCCCATCGGAACCTCCGCCCGGTCGACGATGGTGATGGGCGACGTCGACGTCACCAGCGCCGACGAGATCCCGACTTCCTTGAGCCGTGTCAGCATGGTCTGGTAGTGCTCGTGGCTCGTGTCGACGTCGCGGCGCAGCAGGGTGTACTGCGTCATTTGGGCGCCGAGCCGGCGCGCCACCTCGCGGTGCCCGTCGACCTCCTTCTGGAGAGCCTGCTCCTTGCGCAGCGCGGCCCGGTAGTCCGATTC
This region of Candidatus Methylomirabilota bacterium genomic DNA includes:
- a CDS encoding DnaJ domain-containing protein; the encoded protein is MTPDPEEIRRLLTLLATYPVLPPTDALPTTDEGFRALLAELARGERSAHLGLLEAVAAERTLPVEELVRRTRFLLACLVVPEAGTHYEVLGVPATATTPEIRARWASLIQLYHPDHVGGEHDWLDDQARRLIEAYQTLKDPERRRAYDAQLEPEVGEAPRPEAVPSVPQPRPAERSRWRWAPAGILVGGIAVVWAYLHVPPSPLPVAPAPPSPRLLDTWSAPGSLGVRPEAPRSAGPRPIPPASQTEPPGSLARRDPGSPAPAAPTPVVPALPHAASQASEGPGETSAGHMAYAGQVPPPPPPPSLPAPEPAARAPATAPLVVLPPRVSEPIARAPSRPPAPSEASPASSPGATAPPARSPGAAHSDAPVTAAAPSAVPSTAAAVRGGFHEGPLALVEAFRGAYERKDLPALMELLGAEPRERNVIGRTALEQLYARNLAALERISYEITELNVQRMPGTGDVVVQGQFRIRARQRAGTAGQAMDVSGPIRWTVRSEGGVLRIVGIDYQLVPQ
- a CDS encoding polysaccharide biosynthesis tyrosine autokinase; translation: MADPPSDRRSLPPGGPEDALRPTAGPGDLARPDPSRIYAVSAEDQPETHFWDYWRVLVRHKWTVITFFLVAVIVGTVYTYTQRPVFVATATLRIEKEEFRVVKFEEVLKADSQVDYYQTQHSILQSRTLAARVVGLLKLEQHPEFQSSNGHASWISEAQAWTRTQLVRWIPVPPPPAPALGDDLVLPSPLTDAFLGRLSVAPVRGTRLVQISFRSFYPDLAARAANTLAEAFITYNLDHKLEASRYATRFLTDQIEAARRKLEEADAKLNQFLAEHDLIVTPGSGSEKGGGERLDFVTKELVDLSSALYQTRADRIAKESVVAQALSQDADSVPAVLGSSHIAKLKEELANLEGEYRKLSQMFKPEYPRMQRMEQNITEVRRQIRAEVGRAMEALESDYRAALRKEQALQKEVDGHREVARRLGAQMTQYTLLRRDVDTSHEHYQTMLTRLKEVGISSALVTSTSPITIVDRAEVPMGPSEPRARRTLLLSIMVGLMGGIGLAFFFEYLDTNIKDTREVETTLRVPTLGLVPSRTAVDSKRRRRLAAAKDGDEESSFALVAHTHMGSVIAEAFRNVRTSLLYSAPEHPPKAFMVTSLQTEDGKTSLASNLAITLAQLGKGEILLIDGDMRRPDLHEIFGVPKAPGLSTFLTGQVELPAVVKSTRIPNLHVIPAGRTPTNPAELLASGRLSRAIEVLQERFAHIVFDTPPLFGVSDALILSPRLEGVVLVLRHGRASRDAARRALHLLTSVRARVLGVILNDADGRGAGYYGYYGYYGYGYGYGGPRGSESGR